CGGTCGCGGAGGGCTCGTCGGCGTTGCGGATGGCGCTTCAGCCGAGCCAGGCAGCGCCGCGGCCGTCGTGGGGCGCGAAGCTTGCTCTTCAAAGGGCAGGGTCGGCTGAGCCCGCGGCGTGCCGGCGATTGGCACCGCAAGACCAGTGCTGCTCGCCGTCGGCCGCGGACGAACCGCTGTGGCATCCAGGAGACGCGCCACCGCCACCGGCGTCCCCGTGGTGCTTTGCGGGGCTCGGTGCGCCTGCTGGAGATCGGTGGCCCGTCCAGCGATCTCGTCCGTCGTCGCGAACACGGGCGACCGGTCTTCAGTATCCCGCAGAGCGTTGTCGATGGCGCGCTGGTCGCTCGCCGCCTCGGACAACACCTCCGGGCGGACGGGCCCGAGGCGATGGGAGACGCTGATGAAGCTGACGCGCGGCGCGCCGGACTCCTCGTCCGGCGCGATCACGGCGTAATCCGTGGTGCGTCCCGCGTCCGGCGAGTAGTCGGCGAAGAACTCGCGATTCAGGAACGTCCCGCTGTAGCGTGTGGGCGTGGCGAACGCGATCGCCCCGCGATAGCTCACGATCAGCACGATGGCGAGGGACGTTCCGACGAGGGTGACGAGCGCGAGGTAGAGGACCGGTGCAAAGGCCGCCTCGCTTCGACGCCCATGATCGTCGGCATCATCCGGCCGGACCACCCCTCAGACTCCCCCTGGCTCATCCGGGCGACCGGCGGTGGCGGCCTGACCGAGCCCGCACCAGGGATCTTCGAGGGCTTGGACCATGCTCAGCGGCATCCATGCATGGCGCCGGGGATACGCCTCTTGGCGAGGGCGCCGGGCGCGGCACCCCATAAGCCTTCGCAGCACGCTACGCGCGGGGCGCTGCCGCGCCACCCTGTTCCTTTAGGAGGCCGTCATAGGCGCGCCGACGCGCAGGCGGCACGGCATTCATTCGCCCGAGAATCGGATACACGAGCGTGTCGCGGGTTCGTCCGCGCAGTCGTATGCTCCAAGGACGGCCAACCTCCACGACGTCGCTCGCCTGCTTATACGTTTCCTCGCTGATCAGCAGATCCCATCCGACTTCCTTGCACAGCTCCTCGATGCGCTGAGCGGTATTAACCGCGTCGGAGATGATGGTGTACTCCATCCGGTCCGTTGAGCCGATGTTGCCGACGACTGCCGTCCCCGTGTTGCCGCCTATTCCCATTCGGATCGGCGGCGCGCCCTCCCGGACGAGGGCCTGGTTGAACGCCTCACACGTCTCGACCATCTCCACCATCGCGAGGACGGCCTTGCGGGCGTGATCCGGATACCACTCCGTGGCGCCAAACTTCGCGAGGATGGAGTCGCCCATGTACTTGTCGACTTCGCCGTCATACTTGGTGATCGCGGCGACCATGGCTTCGAAGTACCGATTGAGAAAGTCGACGAGCGCTTCGGGCTCCATTTTCTCGGAGAGCGGCGTGAAGTCCCGAATATCGCTCTTGAACACGGTGATCTCCCGGCTTACCCCACCCATGCTCAGCTCGCCGGCCTGGATCAACCGATAGACTTTGGGGCTCATGTAGCGTTCGATCGCTGCCCGCGACCGCTCTCGCTCGCGAAGCCCGCCACGCATCTCGTTGAATGCCTCGGTGAGGATCCCGTGCTCGTCCTCCGTTCGTACGGGAACTTCGAAGTCGAGGTCATTGCGGCGGACGCGGTCGGTCGCCTCCACGAGGGCATACACCGGCTGGGTGATGCGCCGGGCCAGGGCGATGCCGATGGCGAGAACGAGGACCAGGACGCCGGCGAAGAGGACGATCATCGCGACGCGGGCCTGAGCGCCACGCTCCTCGATGATGTTGATCACGTTCCCCGTCCCGACGACGAAGTTGGGCTCGCGCCGAATCGCCAGGGCTCCGAGGGCTTCGACGTACAGAACGTCGCCCACCCGGGAGCGCCGCACGACGACGTCGTTGCCGCGAAGGGCCGCTGCGCGCTGGTCGCTGGGCAGCGTCAGCGCCTCCGCCAGGGTCGAAGCCGAAGCCCGAATGGTGCTCACCATCGGCGAGCCGTCGACGTCGTAGATGGTGATGCCCCTGGAGCCGGCTTCCTGGCTCAGTCGACTGGCGACCTCATCGATGGGCACGCTCACCGCGATCGCGCCCACGAGGTCGTCATCCAGGCGCACTGGCGCCGCGGATACGAACATCCGCCCCCACGGGGTCGCGACGATGCCCGCGTACTTGTCTCCCAGCTGGTCGGATGCGCCGCGCAGCACATATTGGATCGGCGCCGACTGCCCAGCGCTGGGGTCGACGCGCGCCGACGCGTCCGGACCGAGGCTGGTGGCGCGCAGAGAGAGGAGCTGCGCGCCGTCCGCGCCAAACACGTCCACGTAGGCGATTCGGTCGTTCGCGGCGATCGGCGCGATCAGTCGCTGGAGCGCCGCCGTATCGTTGTCCGCCAGCGCGCGGTCGACACCCTCGGTGAAGGCCATATGCCGTAGCGACGTCAGGTTGCGGTCTTCGAGCAGCACCATCGCTTCGTTGGCCGACCGCCCCGCCGCTGCCAGCTCCTCCCGGTACTTCTCCTCCAGCGAGCTGTCCAGCATGTCGATGGTGATGCGCGTGGCCAGGAGGGCCACGAGGACGAGGAGAACGAGATAGGGGAGGATGATCTTGCCCGCGATCCGGCGGGTGAACAGGCTACGCGCGGCAACGAGGACATTTGCGCCGCGCCCAAATGGCGGGGCGGAGGCGGCAGGTGACGCGGGGGTGGACTCGGCTTCGATCATGCTCGCCTGGCTCGATCGGAGGGTTCTCGGCCGCGGGATTCTATCCCACAACGCTACCCTTTGATCGATCCGGCGATGATTCCGCGGACGACAAAGCGTTGCAGACTGAAAAACACCGCGAGCGGAACAGACATGGAGACGAAAGCAGCGGCGGTGAGAAGCTGCCAATTCTGTCCGAGCGAGTTCACCAGATTGCTCACCGTCACCGTCATCGGCGCGACGTCCGGCGAGCCTCCGAGAAACACGAGCGCAACCAGCAGGTCGTTCCAGACCCAGAGGAACTGAAAGATCGCCAGCGACGCGATGGCCGGACCGGACACCGGTAGCACGAGACCAAAGAATACGCGGGGCGGCGACGCGCCGTCGACCTCCGCGGCCTCGAGCATCTCG
This is a stretch of genomic DNA from Chloroflexota bacterium. It encodes these proteins:
- a CDS encoding adenylate/guanylate cyclase domain-containing protein, giving the protein MIEAESTPASPAASAPPFGRGANVLVAARSLFTRRIAGKIILPYLVLLVLVALLATRITIDMLDSSLEEKYREELAAAGRSANEAMVLLEDRNLTSLRHMAFTEGVDRALADNDTAALQRLIAPIAANDRIAYVDVFGADGAQLLSLRATSLGPDASARVDPSAGQSAPIQYVLRGASDQLGDKYAGIVATPWGRMFVSAAPVRLDDDLVGAIAVSVPIDEVASRLSQEAGSRGITIYDVDGSPMVSTIRASASTLAEALTLPSDQRAAALRGNDVVVRRSRVGDVLYVEALGALAIRREPNFVVGTGNVINIIEERGAQARVAMIVLFAGVLVLVLAIGIALARRITQPVYALVEATDRVRRNDLDFEVPVRTEDEHGILTEAFNEMRGGLRERERSRAAIERYMSPKVYRLIQAGELSMGGVSREITVFKSDIRDFTPLSEKMEPEALVDFLNRYFEAMVAAITKYDGEVDKYMGDSILAKFGATEWYPDHARKAVLAMVEMVETCEAFNQALVREGAPPIRMGIGGNTGTAVVGNIGSTDRMEYTIISDAVNTAQRIEELCKEVGWDLLISEETYKQASDVVEVGRPWSIRLRGRTRDTLVYPILGRMNAVPPARRRAYDGLLKEQGGAAAPRA